The genomic stretch ttattgatgAGCTGACGAACTTTGACatattatatttctgttatACTTTGCCATATGTATCATGAAATCCATAAGATCATGCCCTTGAGGCAATTCACTCCTCCTGACTAGGGGGCGCTCGCACACGCAGTGAACTTTGTATCTGGCGACGCACACGCCTTGTCACACAGCGCTCGTTGATTGTTTTGCAGCCGCGGCTGCTCCTGCGCAGTTCCTCTAGGGAAGCTGCGCAGCTGTGCACACTTTGTACCCTGTGGCTGCGTCGCCTGGTGACGTCTGTTCCGGCTGCGTTCATGCAGACGCAGAACTTGGACAGTTTCGTCGCAGAGTTTGCGAAATGTCTGCGCAGATTTACGACACAGAGTAGAGAGCTAACCTTCTGCGCTTGCAATTTAACGATTTACTGTCAGGAAAAGTTTACCAAGAAAAAATCGTTTCATTGTGGTTCCCAACtgtgttgtttttacttttgtcaCACAGGTAGAGAAATACGTAACAAATGGCGTTCCGTATTGATTCTAAACCCATCACAACATTCTGCTCTGGATTACGGAACGGGTGGCAACCCTGATCGCAGGTGACCGtattggacacatcatcatgaAAACACCACATGCATAGatctgtactttatttatttattttaagtgaaaGACATCCAAAACGACTGGTGAAAGGGAATGGCCTAAATCGTcagcacattttttatttacttattaattaatttattttttattattaattgtaggCCCGGGGAAATTGATGGGCTACAGGTGGATGTGTCAGAAGTGTACTGAGACCAGACTTCAAGTGAGGAAAGAAGATGTTGCCAATATTGGCAGAACTGGATCTAAATCAATTCAATATGAGCACTCAAGTGCTTTAAGATAAGTCCTGTTGATATTCCACAatttacaaatattataatgaaagaagtaataatgtacttaaaaatccaattgGAGATAAGCTCCTTGGGTAGCCAATTCTTGTCTGATGACAATATCCTCTGCACTGTAATCTTCTTGAAATAGCATCTCTCCTGTCAATTAACAATGTTACTACATGGAAATATTCAAACACCAGCCTTGTGGAGACGCCACCATCTTATATAAAAAGGGGGAGTTATGAGAGCTGTAAAGGGTGAGTAGGAATACATTTAGTCAAAGGAAGTTCCAGAGGTATTTAGATGTTCATCTCAAGAATGTTGAAGAATAATGCAATTTTCTCCTCTTATACATTGTTACAAAACTGGCACTCATTAACTAGTTGCTGTAAACATTattcttatttgtattatatattcagATAAAGTTCAAACAGATTCTGACCCCCCCCTTCCAAGAAAACCCTGCTAAAGCACTTACAGGAGATGCGTGATCCACAGGAGTCTTCCACATATCTGTGTCATGCAAATCTTTCCTCATGTGAGTCCAAGAGCCTTCAAGCTGAACATCTGGTGCCGTGGAACTGTCACTGCCACTGTCCAGTTCTACAGAAGCAGCCACGTTGTCTTCAAGCATTTGTGTCTGTAGTCTCCCCTGAAACAAAGCAAAGACATCTAAATTGTTGAAGTAGAAACTTAAATGAACTAGTCAATATAACTTTCATTAATCATTATAAAATATGTTAAATGTGAAACTATCATATGAGCCATGCAATATTTCCATCATTGTAACCAAGGTAGCTCTACAGTCTGTAAAGTGAACATGTGGcaaaatattgatatatatatatatatatatatatatatttagttttggaTTAAATTATACTCCCTCTACTAATGTGCACAACATGTTTGATTTTAGACAACCACATGAAATAGCATTATATGTACAATGTTACTTACTCTAGAGTGTTtctgtgcagcagcagcagcaatgacCGAATATGAGATTGTATTGTTCTCTTCCAGACTATCCATATTGGTCCCTTGTGTTTTCACATTTACAGTATCTCCTGGTTTACTGCGAGGAGGTTTCGTGCAAAGGTACAAACGAAGAATTTTCACATTGTTTGAATTGTAGAGCTCTTCCACTGTGcaatctctctctgcttcttgCTGGCCAAAGTCACAAATTTCAGTATTGACATCTTTAATGTTCCATTTCTTATATGAGCCATCAGGGAAAAAAATGTCCTGTGCAATTTTGCGAAGTTCTTCAATCTTTGTGCTTTTGTCAACCCGCAGATGTCTTGTTCCTCCTCCCTTTGCTGCACGCACCTGCCTGTATTCTTCAGTCTTTTCATCATAGTCCATCCATCCTATTTCCACTCTTCGATCTTTCCTTTTTGCATTACTGTTTCCTTGCCCTATCCTCGACCTGTCTACTTTTTGCCTCcctttgttttggggggaacACAGTTTACCACTCAGTCTCTCAAATAGTGGATGGTTTCTGGGGGTCATGTCTTCAGAAGTATTTTGTTGTCTGCAGAAAGCAACAGTAGCACGTCGATCCCCAAAATAGGGAATATATCTGGCAAGTTCATCATCAGCCATGAGAGGTATGACAGTGGCATCAATCTGTAAAACCAGCATGCACAATTGTTAGCTTAAATATTCTGAATGTACCAGTACtgttaaattactttttaaatgtaaatgacatTGCATAATTATGACTGCAAAACACGAGATTAGTAGTTATGTTTGATAAATATGTTGTCTAAATTCAGTGCACTCTATTTCAAAGTCCAACTAAAGTTCAAACATATATGATAATGGAGAAAATGAAACTAATCAACTGGTTTATTATTCTACTGTTTGTTTTAAACCGTCAGGAATGGCTCACCTTGtcattttcaattttgtttATATCTTCTTCATTAACTTTCCGCTTACGAAGAAACTGAATTAAGGAATCCTCTGCCATTTCTAAAAAGGTCCCTGGATTTGCaatctggataaaacaaaaggACAATCCTCTCTGATTATAAAGCCTTTCACTTGCCACCCGCTAtttctttaaaagaaagaaagaaaatcctttacactattattatttcccTGGTATTACCCATAGCTACGCTATCATTGTAACTCCATATCTCACCCAGTTCCTTAGCTGGAATTAATACGATTCGTGTTTTTAGCGAAACAACTAAATATTCATGTTAATAAATATCTCGATCTTATACATGCATTTTAAGATGAAGTACAATTCTCCAAACAGCAACAAAACGCTTGTAAACAACCGCGTCAGCCTGGTCTGCGAGAGAGCTACGCTTTACAACATTCAACATATTCAAACAATACATTGCGATTAATATACAATAGTAAAATATGTCATTCGCTGCCAGCTGGGATGAAGTCTGCCGGGAAAGGGCAGTGAGGTATGGGACTGGACTTACAGTCTATACACACTTCTGTTCGTACGCAGGGGTCCTGTTACTGAATTCTCGTCAGACCTGGAAATATGATTTGCTTTTCTAACATGAAGAAGGTGGAGCCTATTGTATGGATTTGACCACAAACAAGAAAAGATCATTAGATTTACAACGGACTTAGTCccacataaatacaatacactgtATCATTTCACCACATAATTCAAATACACTCTGTACCTTTAATGTTGAATTAAATCGTTAATCTCGCATTTTTACTTTGCGAttgtaaaacatacatttatacaaatCAGGCTTAACTCAAACTGGATAAACTGCGTAAAGTCAGGCCTGTATTTGATCTTACACCCACTATGATAAAATACGAAGTTCTGGAATGAGAGTGAAATAAAATCGCTCTTCTACCTCATACTGCCATGTGCTGCAGGTCAATCCACGGGCACAGTCTGCTTCAAGTGAAAATTACAGCTCCACTGTATTTCTGCAAGAGCACTGAAACGTTTCCACAAGATATGAAATCGTTCGCacgaattatgttttcttttttcatttggtCTTTTGTCCCTTTCCGGGTTCCGTAAGCCAGAGCCATGTGGTTGTGTAATATTATTGCAAGGGACACCAAATAGCTAGCTATACACTGATTAGACATGGGTTGGTTTAACAGACACAGATTAGCAGTAGTGTTGGACTACCCAGTGTTATTTTTGGCAGATgagtccaagactagtgctaatctgggtctgtgaaaccagctgtatTTATACAACGAAGTATATGTACATACCCTGCTAACATACAACGTTGTAGCAACGTGATTTCGGGGTATCGCATTACAAAACAAGAGATGCAGTGGGATGCATTTATATAAAGATCTTAAACATTAAGCAACAATTCACTCTGAAAAACAAGACAGGAACGTTTTTGATTTACACATTTGCATTTATGGATATGGAATTTAGCTAGAGGTTAAATTCGATTAATACAATGTTTTTCCTGATCTTAACTGTATTTTGTGAAACcaaaaaggacattttcccagTCAGAACAATTATAGTCAATAATAAATCTGCACGAGTAAGTGCAAAGCCAGAACAAGTGCAAAACAGTTTGTGAATACAAATCACACAAggacagtttatatatatatatatatatatatatatatatatatatatatatatatatatgtttgtcaGGATAATATTTATAGACTATTTGAAAGGGAATCTCTTTGATTTTATTAATCATTAGACACTTCTGAGGCAATGTCCAAACCTTTTTCTAGCAAATACTGATCATGAAATTACCACAATAAGACTAAGCATAAGGGATAGATGCTACTTGGTAAAATGGTTAACTTTCTGAACAATTTTATCCTTCACAGTGCTGTAGTAAACAAAGTCAGACAAGTTCAATTAAACCAATTTGTATGCAGAAAGTGAAGCTGTtgctttgttatttgtatttttgtctcAGCAGGACCACTGTACACCATGTTCAGTATTTTACTTTCCCCTTTCACTAAGCATGCTAAGGGAACCAACAGGTAAACTATAAGATAAGTTATTTGTATAATCAGCTTCTCCAGAGATACCTGAACAAGTATTCAATTATTTGGAAAAGGTACCAAAGGTACAAAAGGTAAGGCTGAACATTTGGGGACAatcaaaggaacaaaaaggAGACTAAGCCAGTTCTAATACATATCAATcataacatttattcacaaaGACTGTAAACAAATTGTACTTAATTATAAAACtcattataaaaatacattggGCACAATTGAGGCTCTGTGCATTAACAATGCTCCCTGAAGTATTACTAAACAAAAAGTTGTAACAGCTTTGTGTCTGTCATTGAAATTGCATTGCTAAGAACTGTAAAGTGCTTCAGACAAACTGATGAGACAACTTTGTAAAAACAATTTCCAAATCATAGCGGAGACATTCTTCTGAACTATAATTTGGTTTCAAATTGTACTAGATATTATAGTTAAActcttttaatatacatttatacaaatattgtgtgtgtgtatatatatatatatatatatatatatatatatcaggaaTAAAAGAAGATAATTGGTTAAAATctgcaaaattatatatatatttctctctctctctctctctctctctatatatatatatatatatatatatatatatatatatatacacacatatatatacatatatacgtatattatatatatacgtatatatatgtatatatacgtatatatatatatatatatatatatatatagagagagagagagaaatatatatatatataattttgcagATTTTAACCAATTATCTTCTTTTATTCCTGATGTACTTCAAATACCTTTAATAATTTACGTTTTCTTTTTGTACTGTTTACTGAGGCAGCCTCCTACattcttttaatttattatatcagttatgaagtattgtacactgctAATGTAAAACTATTTCACACTTTTCCTATAGTTTTATTTACTGGCAACAAATAAGTtaaataaagttaataaaaGGCTgtctgaattatatatatatatatatttaaacataaacAGACACACTAAAATGTCCATTTTCCTTTATAAGCAGACTAGTATATATATTCCTGAAACGACTATTATCTTTAACTATTCTTAAAAGTGGAGTTCTTAACCCACAAGAACCCAGTGTGTATATGTCGCAAACATTTAACAACCATAGTGGAGCACAGTTGTTACAAATAAACTAGTTCAAACATACTCCTGAAAGAAACAAGGGGACATAAGCCACAGTGGCAAGATATTGTTGTGCACCCGTTGTTTTTTGTCAGAGTCCAGTGACACGGAAATGAGCAGCCCTACAAAACAGTGGGATTTTCCCAGACAGAAGTAATTTCTCTAGGGTACACATATCAGCCTTGAATTATACAGTACACCTGGACCGGCGTGATGTGTAAGCCTCAAGTACTGGATATGCATTTGCAATTGCTCCATTTTGTACTTAGGGTTTTGGTACAGTTGCGCTCTCTCTTATCGaggctgctcattttaataAGTCTTGGCTCGATCTATGCAGCATAGAATCACAGCTTCATCTGCAAGCCGGAACACGGGCATCTTTTATCACATAAAAAGCAAAAGAGAGAGCAGGGAGCTTGAGTGGAGTGCCCGCAGGCATTGGGCTTCCCTGAAGGACTGGCAACGTTCTGTCATCCACCATTTCCAAGACTTCCCCATTCAGCTGGACAGACCTTAAAGACAATAGGAATAGAAGAAAAACTACAAATGAGTGGAGAACATTTAGCCTGGGTTGCTCATTTGATTCCTCATGGCATATTGATCAGGTCCAGACATGTCTAGAGGGATTTGACTTTCTGTAGCCTCCCAAAAAAATAATCTCTGTTCTGAAAGCATCTTAATTTatgttaaaaacataataacttattttaaagACATTCAGTGCCTGCTTTTGTTACCGACTAAAAATATGTGCATACTGTCTGTGGACATTGTCAGATCCTCACTCAGTGCTGAAGCTGTACTCTGGTACCAACATACCAACACTGTCTCAGCAACTGGGAGCATATGACTGCCAGGGTTGAAGATTTTCTGCCTCTGCTATAGCATCTTTCTAACAGTAGGTTTGGAAGCTAATTCCTGATGGGTGAGTCCCTATTTAAACACGTAAAAACTCTAGTACTATCAGCTTTTGACAGGAGGAAATAAACTTGAGTGTTTCTCAACATAAGACACAACACAAGACACcagagccacacacacacaaaagagttACAGACTGTGGTACAAACTCTGTTTAGAAGGCTGCCCTCTAATATTTTGTCTAAACAAAAGATTGAAATTAAGAACACATTCACACCCACTTTGAGTGCAGTCCACCTTTCCCAGGCTGCAGAAGGAAGAGATCCACGGTCTTGTTGGAGAGTTGATGAGGGAGATGGATCGTTGCAGTTTGCTTGTTTAAGTTCAAGGCAAACAGGGTGACAGCTCCGCTCCTGAATGCTTGGCTAAAACACAGCAAACGGCAAATTAATTACTGTGTTTTTCCCAAAAACTTTTTGTCCCACAAAACTACTGAATTAGAGATTTTCCATAGCACAGAACCATTAGTCTTTGCAAATAtctaaaggagaaaaaaatactCAGATACACATTATTCTACATTTTATGTGTTCATcacttagaacataagaaagtttacaaatgagaggaggccattcgacctatTGTTCTTGTCTGGTGTTCatcaataactaagtgatccaaggatcctatctagtccatttttaaatgttcccaaatgttcggcttcaaccacatcgctggggagtttgttccagattgtgacaactctctgtgtgaagaagcgtctcctgttttctgtcttgaatgccttgaagcccaatttccatttgtgtccccgggtgtgtgtgtccctgctgatctggaaaagctcctctggtttgatgtggtcgattcccttcatgattttgaagacttggatcaagtccccacgtagtctcctctgttccaggatgaacaggtccctcagtctctcagtaggacattcccttcagacctggaataagtctggttgctctcctctgaactgcctctagagcagcgatatctttcttgaagtgtggagcccagaactgtccacagtatccagatgagctctaactagtgcattgtacagtctgaacattacctgtggaactccactaacaaactcactccagttagaagcaactcctctaatcgacaccctcggtttcctatacatcaaccagttcataatccatctacttacattaccctgaatgttgATTGTATACATTTCTTTAAGAGAGATACTAACTCACTGTTAGAGTTTTTATCATATTAATGAGTTGTTTTAAGACATcctgaaacaaaatgcactGTAGGTCAGCCATTATTGTCCCTCATTATTCTATAATGAAGCATTAGATTAATCAGTTAGATATTTCATAATTACTTATATTCTATTCAGTGGGTTAGGGTGAATGACTTCTTGAGGTTTTGACCTAATTAATGTTAGTCAGGTTCTTCTTTCTCACCCACAGATAGTAGTAGGGTAGGGTGATATTATCTAATCTATATGGATCTCAAGGCACAAGCAACATGCTTTCATTTTTCTATATTGCAATGGAGCAGGGGAACTTGATATTGCTATTGAAAAGCAATGGAGGTTTAAGCCAGGAGTGAAATGCTCTTGCAAAAGAATtacaattgaaaacaaaataaaatactgggGTCAATTCCAGTTTTTCCCTTCTAATTCTGTGTGTCGTTTTTCAGTTTAGTCCCAATTCCTGTATAATTATCAATGACCCCAACATTGAAATAAATCCTGTGAAAAACACTCTTTGACATTATGGGTACATTACCCGTTTCTGTTGCTGCAATGCAGGTACACACGGAGCAGTCTGTTTGCCACTCCCAGACTGGTGTAAACCTTGACATTAAGCACCTCAGGACCAACTAGCTTCTTATACAGCAGAGACAGCCAGTAGTCCTGCACAAATCAAATGTATCAGTTAAAAATTTGTTCAAAACCTTTCAAGAGAAGTGATTTTTTCAGCATTCCCGTTGTTAATGTAGATTATGTGCACATTAATGATTGAGAAGAGCTTACTCTTTCACAAGTTCAGAGCATCATTCACAAGGCAATAGTGTGGAAATGTAACAGTGGGATGGCCAGAATGCTTAGTGACAATCAGTAGGagatatgtaatgacatgctattaatacatatttaaagtgCTGTTCAGCTGTAATTAATGTGTTGGCAATACCATTGCCAACTAGCACCTATAATACAATTTAGGGATGCACCGAATGTTCGGCAACTGAAATTATTCGGCTGAAAATAGTAAAAAAAGCACTTTCGGCTGAATAAGTGAAAAGACCGAATAAATTTTACCGAACAATGACGTTTTTGATGACGCGATCGAATAgcagccagctattgctgttTATTCTGTATTCGCTGTAACTCGAGCACACAGTTGTGTTTCCGAACACAGAGCGGCAgtctgagtgtggtttggagaggaaaagtcaagtaaattgtataaattagctagatagataggtcattttgtatttcgctgttgtgaccggaaaacattgccacaaggacgctaatgttaagacattttcattgcagctcacattgctaaactggcaattgaatgaaaatgtataaaaaaaatgaaaaagaaacacataTTGTTtggtcaattacagctgtaattgcaaaataatcctttataaaacaaatagtcacaacctttatagttcaTTTTAAATTGAGACTAAAAAGTCGTGATAACGTCgggacaataatacaagagtctgacacgatgcgtgagagttgacaggactactgttattatgccatttccatacggcttctaataatgtatttttacattgatatttatttaacaaagttgttgtgttagataagtattcatcaattgcatcaattacaatgtattaatttatggggaaacgaTTTGTGAGAGAGACGTGCATTTTTTGCTGCGTAGCAGAGatgctgctgaagagaaacgtgcggttCGTTTACATTGTGTCTTTGCTGGCGTgtggtattgaccaatggaaagaacattactgtctgtcatcattcctagagattatatattttgtacccAACCACAaaccgtgactctatgaataccccttctcatgtgttagtgtTTATACAGATCGCCATAAGccggcattttattttatatgtgattgattaatttgaaaacgatgctcccgCACTCTACTaccaagtgttataattcaatagaatgcaatgttttgatcgaagaccttataacacttgcaagtagaaattgtgtgggagcatgttttttctatccagatccttttccctcatacacacctgtctagtctacacaggtgtgcaattagcttttgttatagtgattgattaattacctgaataattgccacattttaacatgttcaccacacattcaTGCACCCTCAGTCAGTTATAGGCCTAAtataggctattcaagaaggggggggctcaaagatggccaaataaaaatatttttattttacgaatttatttatttattttaagttatattgtgctttgttggtaCAATATCTGCtggaatgttaaaaaaaatgttcagtgttaaataaatatttttaaattgtagttttgtaattgattttgtctttgaaaagcaagacaaaatagtaaaaagcacatttagactatttaatttatacaATGATGAAAAAATtggcaaaataaatggaaaaaaatgctAAAAACTGCATTCGGTATTCGTCCTTTTGCCAAGTGTTTCATTATATTCGGTTACGGCTTCGGCCAAGAATCTTAATTTCGGTGCATCCCTAATACAATTTTCTTCTGCATTCTGGCATAACAACAAAGGTACTTACAGGGAGAGGGTCAAAATTGGAATCCACCAACTGGTAGGAGCCTGATCCAACTAGGACCTGTCTGATCACAACATCTATGCCAAGTTTGGCCGC from Amia ocellicauda isolate fAmiCal2 chromosome 8, fAmiCal2.hap1, whole genome shotgun sequence encodes the following:
- the LOC136754734 gene encoding uncharacterized protein LOC136754734 isoform X1 — protein: MAEDSLIQFLRKRKVNEEDINKIENDKIDATVIPLMADDELARYIPYFGDRRATVAFCRQQNTSEDMTPRNHPLFERLSGKLCSPQNKGRQKVDRSRIGQGNSNAKRKDRRVEIGWMDYDEKTEEYRQVRAAKGGGTRHLRVDKSTKIEELRKIAQDIFFPDGSYKKWNIKDVNTEICDFGQQEAERDCTVEELYNSNNVKILRLYLCTKPPRSKPGDTVNVKTQGTNMDSLEENNTISYSVIAAAAAQKHSRGRLQTQMLEDNVAASVELDSGSDSSTAPDVQLEGSWTHMRKDLHDTDMWKTPVDHASPDTKSKAEVLGAHSGDPHSNEDVDMEASTEPKHTTVAKVITTAVHPAAIVQHKRTPCTARKTYYWTVENVSGTESEETLHGDSSAREAQERLPPAEPKQEAEETPQGPLLVLPPQGHPSYVEEFRVSETPRIVGPPFTSVPCSLPYTPSTQLPEQQHQQQSLDTGTVQVKKEPQPEFLYTPQPSDAVFKGLNFDEQDNNPHFISLGNQVGLLAHQIGKLTEQVGEMSRALVQKTSCEQFQMEQMTVNHNISATLSLLAKAVLSKDFSGSKPVTDCSTQTEFSN